A stretch of Crossiella cryophila DNA encodes these proteins:
- a CDS encoding ABC1 kinase family protein, translating into MPSNSGENRSVTEIPRRAVARTAKLASLPLGVAGRVAAGWGKRLVGRSAEEISAEMSAKTAEQLFAVLGQLKGGAMKFGQALSVFEAAIPEEMAAPYREALTKLQSAAPALPAKTVHRVLAEQLGSGWAKRFTEFSDEPAAAASIGQVHRAVWHDGREVAVKVQYPGADEALLADLRQLERFSRLFQAVVPGMEVKPLLTELRERMVEELDYRNEATNQRTFATAFAGDERVLVPRVVASAPRVMVTEWVTGTPLSAIIRDGEREERNEVGGRLAEFHFSAPARTGLLHADPHPGNFLVLPDGRLCVLDFGACAQLPDGLPETLGVVTRLALEGRSDDMLDRLRSEGFIRPDAELSAEDVLAYLGPFVEPLRTEQFHFTRSWLQGQAERIGNLRGPDFRTGRSLNLPPQYLLIHRVTFGSIGILCQLDAETSLLDIVTRWQPGFADED; encoded by the coding sequence ATGCCGTCGAACTCGGGGGAGAATCGCTCGGTGACTGAGATCCCGCGCCGTGCCGTCGCTCGCACGGCCAAGCTCGCCAGCCTGCCGCTCGGCGTGGCGGGACGTGTCGCCGCCGGCTGGGGCAAGCGCCTGGTCGGGCGCAGCGCCGAGGAGATCAGCGCGGAGATGTCCGCCAAGACCGCTGAGCAGTTGTTCGCGGTGCTCGGGCAGCTCAAGGGCGGGGCGATGAAGTTCGGCCAGGCGCTGAGCGTGTTCGAGGCGGCCATTCCCGAGGAGATGGCCGCGCCGTACCGCGAGGCGCTGACCAAGCTCCAGTCCGCCGCGCCCGCACTGCCTGCCAAGACGGTGCACCGGGTGCTGGCCGAACAGCTCGGCAGTGGCTGGGCCAAGCGGTTCACCGAGTTCTCCGACGAGCCTGCGGCCGCGGCCAGCATCGGACAGGTGCACCGCGCGGTGTGGCACGACGGGCGCGAGGTCGCGGTCAAGGTGCAGTACCCGGGCGCGGACGAGGCGTTGCTCGCCGACCTGCGCCAGCTCGAGCGCTTCAGCCGGTTGTTCCAGGCCGTGGTGCCGGGCATGGAGGTCAAGCCGCTGCTCACCGAGTTGCGGGAGCGGATGGTCGAGGAACTGGACTACCGCAACGAGGCCACCAACCAGCGCACCTTCGCCACCGCCTTCGCCGGGGACGAGCGGGTGCTCGTGCCCAGGGTGGTGGCCAGCGCGCCGCGGGTGATGGTCACCGAGTGGGTCACCGGCACCCCGCTGTCGGCGATCATCCGGGACGGCGAGCGCGAAGAACGGAACGAGGTCGGCGGGCGGCTGGCCGAGTTCCACTTCTCCGCACCGGCCCGCACCGGACTGCTGCACGCCGATCCGCACCCCGGCAACTTCCTGGTGCTGCCCGACGGCAGGCTGTGCGTGCTCGACTTCGGCGCCTGCGCGCAACTGCCGGACGGCCTGCCCGAGACCCTGGGCGTGGTCACCCGGCTCGCGCTGGAGGGCCGCTCCGACGACATGCTGGACCGGTTGCGCAGCGAGGGTTTCATCCGCCCGGACGCGGAACTCTCCGCCGAGGACGTGCTGGCCTACCTCGGCCCGTTCGTCGAACCACTGCGCACCGAGCAGTTCCACTTCACCCGGTCCTGGTTGCAGGGCCAGGCCGAACGGATCGGCAACCTGCGCGGCCCTGACTTCCGCACCGGCCGGTCGCTGAACCTGCCACCGCAGTACCTGCTGATCCACCGGGTGACCTTCGGCTCCATCGGCATCCTGTGCCAACTGGACGCGGAAACCTCCCTGCTGGACATCGTGACCCGCTGGCAACCCGGCTTCGCCGACGAGGACTGA